TTTTCGTTGTAACTGAAGGGTCCATTTCCGGAATAAATCAAGCAGAGAGGAGAGTTCTACAAGTGTAAAATAATGGTTAAATTTACAATTGTATGGATTTAATCTCCAATTAGTAAAGGTAAAGATTGATTGAAGTccttattgtttttaataaagtcTATTCTTTGCCAAATCTTCCGTAGCAATATGTACCATAACCAATGCTAGACTTTAAAAGCTTATtctaaagaaaattaaaatgaaaaaagaaaacaacaaaggaaaacaaacaattgttgtaACCGTAATATGATATATACAACacacaaaataacaatatatatttatatgcaaaataatataCAGTTTGTTGAGTGTGAATGTGAAATGTCCGCATCAGGGTTTTGGAGGATAAATAACGACTCACAGACAGAAccaaagacaaaaaacaagTCAAATTAAAGCAGAAATTTTCCTAACAGTTACATTTACCGAGTTGATTGACAAGAGGTAATACTTAATATTTCGCTTCATTGGATCTAAGAAAATGCAGCTAATAGGATtgcatgataaaaaaataacggACTTCAACGTGATTGAAATCGATGATGGATAACCATAAGAACAGATTAAATTGCAAATTGAATGCCCCCCATAGATCTAATCCCCAAAATTGGTAATGGGTTATAGCTATAAAACAAGTATTTGATTTTCATCGCGAGATTTTTCGTTgtctcttatttcaatatttgaaccATTGTCGTAACAAAAGTTGTTACAATATTAGGCTACTTcgagctacagaaacaagctcagtagcaaaacgtttaaacataaacccgggttagtggcactgggtaaacgccaaagacatagaacataaaatcacaaacaagaaacatggaagaacagcgcaaaaaactccacaaacagcatagtgcatacatactatatatataaaaaataggtatgtttatcaagaatggttaggtaccgccttggaacggtcagtaaaatataaatttactggggggttaaaccagATCATGCTAGCCCTGGATTGAGACCTTGCAGGAACAGTTGCGATTGTTCGCGGGTGCAGCCGTTTTGTCATGGTTTGGTAAAGAGTCTTATTCGTATTCAAAATTGATGGTGATTTCGTCGTCAGGACAGGGAATGTAGCTGCTTACACCtatcaaagaaaatataaatacaactttACTATCAGATGACTGTTTTAATAATATCGttattacaaaatcatttatCACTGCATTAAAATGTTAACCGATATAATTGTATCACTCAAGTAAAATCGATTGGATAAAATGTTGACTTGTAatattccaaggcggtaatctcGTCATTCATCTGCAAATTTATTTAGATGAgtatgtggtctgtctgtggtATATGAGTTTTGTATTGGTGCTATAGAAGATATGCTTGAAAGATTGTCTCTCACATGCAAACGTTGATAAGAGTTCCCTTACCCTCATTCAAAAGTTGGCTGaagttaaatattttccaagATGACTTATGAGTTTTCCTGTCGCCGGCCACGCCCTTTATTGAGTCAATAAAGTAGCCAAGTTCTGGAAAGTACGTAGCCGAGTACCTGCAACAGAAATAGGATAATAACCAGAAGCGGATACCGGGATTGACGTAAGATGGACGTAGCTTCAGgaagaaatattttgactttaCCCCCTCCCCTTTTGAaaccgaaatttatttaattggaATCGTTGGTAGGAGGATTTAAGGGATTACATACAATAACCAGAAATGGTGCATATTCGGCGTCTTTAATTACTTGTTTCTTCCTATATTGAAAGGCACCAGATCCCCAAGTGGTTGTATAAAAAGGGTATTACAGTAAGTATAACTAATTGattataaagttattataaaatattttatacactCAAAACATGTCTGTTTTTGTCAGTGTCTGATAAAACGCATTATCAAGAGCTTGTTACATAACTGCTGTTTGGTAAATACAAACCTATCAACGCAGAGTTTGAGTAGTGCAtcagtaaattgtaaccacgcccccccccccatgtccTGGGGGTATTCCGGgaatgggtcgtgtttttacctttcaggtggccccgcagtgatGGGTGCCGGATCAATGCATTgcttttgtcttcgcgcaaattatagcggggaatgggccttacctagggtccctggggtgcgggggcattttgtTGGGAGTTTACTATCCGTTCAtccccgcagggcagggattttacccggggttggctggaccgaaagtcaaagacCCCGCCAtatcccggacctgggggccgtggttacaattcaCTGGTTCATAGCACCATTGGAATtgttaattacatttttgttcCTGAACATAAACGAGCTCGCCAGAACCGACAATGCCCCAAATATGATAGAGCTACGTAAAGATAAAAGAGTTGCTGATGTagttaaatatatcataaaaatgtaaaaatttgcattataaattacaaatagCCATTTTTACTTTCGTTTAAGTAAAAAGATCGAAACTTTTTGTGAAAAGCCAATTGCTCAAACAAAACGTTCAATGGTATACTGTAACCGTATAACCGTAAGTTATCAATGCCGACTGTTTCTAAGTATTGTTTCGTACAACCtagtattttattgttgaatcGGTTAAGCGTCGTTTATCGGTCATCTTAAATCGTTTGTTATTACACTAATTAATCAGATTTGCGTTTGTTATTACTGTCTCTTGGCGGGAATAATAAtggtgtacatgtacaagtaatTATAAAATCAAAGCTACAAATACTTGAATTTCTCGGGTTCTTTGTCGCATGCCTTCTCCATATAGTAAATCAGCGGCTGATTGTCTTCAATTCTCATGCGAATAGAATATAAAAAAGCGGGTTCCACTCTCTGGTTGCGCACTGTGTATCTAAAATTCGGTCCAGTCTTGGTTGCTCCTTGTATGTTTGTCGTAGACACGTCCAGCGCATCGGAGCTCATGTTTGAAGGTGTCTCTGTTGCTGTTTCTTGGTCAGTACAGTTCTCTGTTTCGGATTTGGTGAAGTTGAATACGATGTTATCGCCCGGTTTTGGGACATAAAAACTCACTcctgaaagaaaatattacatatCCTGCATAGTTCAGGTATTTAACGATGGATATGTCTTAAAATATCACCACTATATAAAACTATGTTCCAAAGAATACACTCAATAACAAAGTAAAGCTACTCTATTAACGAACAGGTACCGTCTTGAGTGAATTGGTCTGAGTGCCAAATGAATCTCACTAAGTATCACTGAGTTACTTAAAATAAGCATTGTTTGGCCATACGAGGCTTTGTTTTGTCGTATTCCATCATTTTATTCAGAAGATATGCTTGAACGATAGCTGTCACATTCAATCtttaataaaagttatcttACCAACATGCAGAGGTTGACCAAAGTTCAGTATTTCCCAAAATGACCTATCAGTGTCCCAGTCGCCGGCCACGCCGTTTATTGAGTCAATAAAGTAGCCTTTATCTTTAAAATAGGTGGTCGAGTAACTGCAACAGGAATAAAACAATTACCAGAAGCGGATACCGTGATTGGTGGGAGAGGGGCATAACTTCAAGAAGTAATATTTTGACCTGATCACCCCTTTTCCaaactgaaatttatttaatttaaatcgTTGGTAGGGGGATTTCCACGATTTTAGGTCGAAAGGCACCAGATGCGTGTACCACCTAGTGGTgggaataaatataaaaagcgCAAATCAGTAAGTATAAGTgattgattataaattattaaaatattttgtacatttaaaacatatgtcaGTGTCTGAAAGTACGCATTTTCCAGAACTTGTGTTGCCTAATGAATCAGCTTTAGTAAAATATACCAATCCACctgattgaaatttaaaaaacaaacaaacacaagaaAGGCCTGATTGAGACGAAAACaggtttttaatattaaagagAGAAACAGAGCCTttattgtgagattcagtttaaaaaaaaatctaattttaGTAACACTTTTTTTACCTGACCGTGGGGGCAAATATTGCTAGCCTATAGCTTATATTACGTCTTCaaacataccaagtttggtcaagatatgtcaaccctaattAAGGTTATTGAGTTTCAAAAGGTTTCCATAACTATTACTAAATACCGAGGttggtttaaatatttcaactcATATTGAAGTTAGAAGTTTTAAACTGTTCTTCTTTTctctagtaacagtgaccttgaccttagggtCCCAAAACGCAATACCATGAAATCTTTCCATTAACACTTCCCCAATATCAAGATTAGTCAAGACATATAAACACTTACTAAAGTTATTTCCATTCAacatgttttcttattttagtGTGTGTGACAGTGAACTTTACCTTGATCTTAGGGTTCCAacacacaatcccatgaaaggtctttaTAAACAGTTTCTCAATACCAGGTTTAGTGATGATAATGGTGTTAACCCTAGCTGAGGTGATTCCGTTAAACCGATTTCTTTTTTTTGGTAGCAGTGATTTTCATCCTACCCTATAGGTTTCATTAATACTtccttaataccaagtttagtcaagatatgtcgaCTTAAAGTAAAGTTTTTCAGTTTCAATCTTTTTACTCTTCATAGTTAAAATGACCTTGGCCTTAACCCAAGGGGACCAAAACGTATCCCATTAACCTTCTGTATAACCTTTCCTATATACATaatttagtcaagatatgttatTCCTAAGAGTTGGGATTCAGTTTCAGGTAAGTTTTACGTCGCCCGCACTGCCGCAAGTCCAAACAACGACGGGCCTCATTCTATTAACGAGGTTTAAGTTTGTGAAATGCTCTTTAATAACGGCTGGTGGGTATTATAGCAAAATAAGTGTACTGCAGAATTGAAATTCAACTTAATGTACAAATTCAAATTAGACAACCTGTAAAGGCTTAGTAGTTAATGTTTAAGTACTTACGTTGTAAACACCTTCGGGTATTTGTCCCAAGTAGAACGCATGTAGTACTCAAGTGTTTTTTCTTCTTCGATTATTTGATCCAAAGAGAGGGAGAAGCAAGGGTCTTTGATTTCATGTTTGACAGTTAatctaaacatgtttttctCCCCACTTGATGGGTCACAACTGCTCGCACCTCAACGAAACAAAAATAGTAACAGTATGAAGTTCATTTAAACTATAAGCTTCAAACGTATAGAAGCAAAACAGTACAACCTTGAACTTGTCTGTAGCATTTCTTACTTATGATTGAacatagttttaattttaataatgaacCAAACGCTTTCGAAAAACTCTGCTCTGATAAGTCTtcacaaacattattttatgataaatttgAATGTTGAAGCTAATAAACCAAGCGGCAAAGGTCCCGAGTCAATCATCATCTGCCGGGTAGTTCTTGTAATAATAGACATACAGGCACTAAACGAGACACCCGTCACTGTGTAAAAGTAGACATAAAAGACACTGAACAGTACACATACGTCACATTGTAAAAATAGACATAACGGGCACTGAAAGAGAGACAAACGTCACAGTGTAAAAATAGACCTAACGGGCACTGAATGAGAGACACACGTCACAGTGTAAAAATAGACCTAACGGGCACTGAATGAGAGACACACGTCACAGTGTAAAAATAGACATAACGGGTACTGATCGAGAGACACACGTCACAGTGTAAAAATAGACCTAACGGGCACTGAAGGAGAGACACACGTCACAGTGTAAAAATAGACCTAACGGACAGTGTGAAAATAGACTTAACAGGTTATAAACGAGAGACAAACGTCACTGCGTAAAATTAGACTCAACATGTattgaacgagagacacacttcACAATgcgatataaaatattttcaaatacggTAAACTAAAGtgtgttttcttaatattttaaatactctATAAAGGACATTTCCATGTTTGTAATATGAAGCGATACCATGTTTGACATACGAAGCCTTTTTATATTCACTTAAGCATGCATGTTCGCCCAGTtaactcataataaaatgtgtttccaATCTCCTGTTTTCCGGCTATTAAACGGGCAAGTACAACTTGATAGACGATTGGTCATAGTTGGATACCCCCGACCGACCCATTCCGTTACCCTCTATTCAGAGGAGCAAATGGTTCAGTCGTGGGTATCCGatgataataaaatgttaatattgaacGCTTCGTGAttatttgtcttttttgacaaaacaaaattaaagtgGGCGATTTTCAAGTATTCAAATGTGTCTCACTAATCAGAACTAATCGTTTGACTTCAATCGTAACCTCATAATTCAAAACCTTTCTACGAAACTAAGTTCAAGCGTAATTTCCTGTTGTTTTTGGGACTTTGCATTTTGCCACTACACAGTTACATAATTGATGACTTTAAACTAAGCCCCAGTTTTGATTCATTATAATCATGTTTACTATGCCTGTTATTAAGATATGTGTTAAGGTTTAGTCTTTTTTGTTCACCCTTGATCTTATGACATACACGGCCCACAATAATCTGCTAAGCAACAAATCactgaagtagtagtagtagtagtagtagtagtagtagtagtagtagtagtagtagtagtagtagtagtagtagtagtagtagtagtagtagtagtagtagtagtagtagtagtagtagtagtagtagtagtagtagtagtactagtagtagtagtagtagtagtagtagtagtagtagtagtagtagtagtagtagtagtagtagtagtagtagtagtagtagtagtagtagtagtagtagtagtagtagtagtagaatcAACAAATCActgaagcagtagtagtagtagtagtagtagtagtagtagtagtggtagtggtagtggtagtggtagtggtagtcgtagtagtagtagtagtagtagtagtagtagtagtcgtagtagtagtagtagtagtagtggtagtggtagtggtagtcgtagtcgtagtcgtagtagtagtcgtagtagtagtagtcgtagtcgtagtagtagtagtagtagtagtagtagtagtagtagtagtagtagtagtagtagtagtagtagtactagtagtagtagtagtagtactagtagtagtagtagtagtagtagtagtagtagtagtagtagtagtagtagtagtagtagtagtagtagtagtagtagtagtagtagtagtagtagtagtagtagtagtagtagtagagtagtagtagtagtagtagtagtagtagtagtagtagtagtagtagtagtagtagtagtagtagtagtagtagtagaagcaacAAATCActgaagcagtagtagtagtagtagtagtagtagtagtagtagtagtggtagtggtagtggtagtggtagtggtagtcgtagtcgtagtagtagtagtagtagtagtagtagtagtagtagtagtagtagtagtagtagtagtagaagtagtagtagtagtagtagtagtagtagtagtagtagtagtagtagtagtagtagtagtagtagtagtagtagtagtagtagaagtagtagtagtagtagtagtagtagtagtagtagtagtagtagtagtagtagtagtagaagtagaagtagtagtagtagtagtagtagtagtagtagtagtagtagtagtagtagtagtagtagtagtagtagtagtagtagtagtagtagtattagcagtagcagtagcagtagcagtagcagtagcagtagcagtagtagtagcagtagcagtagtagtagtagtattagcagtagcagtagcagtagcagttgtagtagcagtagcagtagcagtagcagtagcagtagcagtagcagtagcagtagcagtagcagtagtagtagtagtagtagtagtagtagtagtagtagtagtagtagtagtagtagtagtagtagtagtagtagtagcagtagcagtagcagtagcagtagtagtagtagtagtagtagtagtagtagtagcagtagcagtagtagtagtagtagtagtagtagtagtagtaagaaATAGTTGCAGTACCTGATGTGGCGCCACCAGACATTCTTTCCGTAGATAGTCCCCGAAACCAcggttttatttctttttttttcttgatgaGGGTGCGCACCAATAAACCGCCTACACCTCTTTAACGTCAAGTCCTAGATCCGCCGCCGCTAAATGTTTAGTACGTACCTGTATAATAGCAAATTTAAGAACTACTTAAACGAAAAGTAGACAACAAAACTGTCggtttattgttttatagtttCTTGTGTGGTCCCCGTAACCTTAATATTATTTCGTTTTGCTTGGGAAGGTTGCGAACTAAGAAAGTCACAGCTCACCCATCTAATGAAAAATTCTAAATCCGCATTTGCAAATTAAGGAATAGGAATTGGAATATTACTAAAAAGAAAGTAGACAAAGAAATCTGGCGgttaattgtttataattattaatcctcaaaatttaaaatgatagtattcatttaactttaatatgcattgatcataaaacaaaaatcaaagaaacATGCTGACTATAGTAAACCTATAACATTTCGGTAAAAGTTTGCTtacatattatgatattataagtACATGGAAAACGGAAATGAACTTAAGGTTAAAGCACCaacttaaatacataattaacgCATAGTTAACGCATTTAACCTTTTTACTGGTGTAACCTGTAccgaatatattgttaaatcaCAAGAATATCGAGATAAACTCTCATAAATGTGTAATGCGTCATTTCTCTTTGGATTTCATTCATTTCAGCGTTGGTcgaaatgtttctttaataacGGTTCTCTGGAAGGTAATGAGCTATGTAGTTTTTAGGAGCTTCTTACATGATTAATTTTTAGCAAAACAGAAGTATATATAACTTGATTTTTCTCGTTGTAACGCGATATTGTAAGAAGAGCTGAAGTTCAAGTAATGGGTTGACCTTTAACATAAATACTATTGCCTTGCACTAGACACGCCGTTAGatcatggtgaacatttgtaaatttaaaacatttaacgcCAACAATATTGAGCCCGCCCTTTTACCAATAGCAAAACAGTTTATGAACTGTACTAGTACAACAATggccttgacatttgacctataATCATTCGTCAgctgggatctctaatcattgaagtacttggggtttaccttttcgttttttattattatttgttttattgataagtttcctcaagttaatgcatacttttataagatttaccttttgcgttttatctgttttaaggATTTtggggataagagtgaggtttgtgcacataaacgggtaataaactggtttaaaaccccagtaaatttacattttactgaccgttccaaggcggtacctaacaattcttgataagcataccaattatatatatatatatatatatatatatatatatatatatatatatatatatatatatatatatttagaccaatccaacctttgggtaactttgatgcaacctttgggagactcgtgtcgcccataggatatatgttgtgtcgcccaaaagtaattgtgtttttttctatcaatttattttttaaaataataaaacaattttgcaaacgattttgaacgctttaaaaaaggttcagtcattaagcactaatcagcaggaataccatttaaggaaaaatcatgaatttcaaaaaagtgtgtatattttgaaaacaacctttgggatacatttaaatttttattaataattttcttgtcatagGTATATGATTTAGataagaattcataaatgtaaagaacataatattttttaacagaaaatgtaattgtgttcaactttaaagattccgaaattccctcaaaaaaatattttcgcaatAAGCGTACTTTCCGTGTTTTCGTGTCGCCCAAAGGTTGatgtatattcaatgctttgcagACTATAAGAACGACATGCTCTTTTTAGttgtattagttattttattaaaaatttaataaatacaaatgacaaaagtgcttattataatttataatagttgtattttaaaatgtttaattggacATTCGAACCAAACGTCGAGGAAGTTTCAATTTGGCCTACAGTCACTACCAAGGGTGACGGACCTGACGCAACTATTTGCGAATAACGAATGGCAATTATGGTCGCATGTGCTTCGTCTCTATATTACAGAAAACcgtgttctatatttatatactgatataaatgggaacagttcatttcaaaaccatttaaggtacatatacttacaaatacgttcgaatatattttcctttagataaaatgaatatgctcGGAGTTGCAAGCTAAATAAAGCACATATTATATCTTAGTTAGTAATTGAACAATTGTGACTCACAacagttatctgatatttttttataatgtgccataataaatgattttcactgcagttttatagtttattcatgtatcatatgtacacaacatgacaaaacataaaatacaaatatttaagagttcagtgcacatccattcataaaattgaattacaggagactaaaaatacaacaacatatcttgacattgttaataaaggataaaaaacaattaagtctattctaaaaaagataattactcttatttacatgactattttaagctaaaaaactatgatacatctaaaaggattatcacttaactacttgtacaaagcattgaatcggaattcaagtatattaaaacaggttttggtggttaatttaacaatatctgtatttgagagtaaaaatatacacttattattttatcatgcaaactgatatgtttgtcttgaagcctacgaaatctgtgattttattatacaaaagcTGTCATCTTTTAATGCTACTTAACTGGTCTGGatctacataaacattaatcaaaggtaaaatattttcttttttgaatgcGTAAGGAGTGCATGCTGCTGATAATCATTccataaattgtgttcaaatcgtATAGGCCATTTATagccttttctatttccgttgtcaacaaatgttgccgaaatcattagaaataaaacaagtgtaataggttatttattttcaatttatacttcttgtttattggtttacaggttcagttcatatatgcatattactttagaaaaagaacggtttaaaaaagtaaaacacaagcTTAATTCTGTTACATTACTGTTTAACGCGTAATGATGCGTTAATAGTGATGATTAGATGACTGGCTGTTTCcgtgtatttatatgtgttaactattATCGGCGAAACGAACtgcgaaattatgcatttatggaaaatatttcttacttataacaagattataaacgtgtattcagtagctaaaaccgtacaaaacataaatgactggtgggtcctaagatAATAACAGTcatcaagtaaaaaaaaagaaaaaaagaaatactgtttttcctttgtttcatattacagacggtgtccttcattatattttttaattatatttcttaaatttgataaattgaaacacttctttcaATTGAGGTTACTTTAATTTGGGCgtgagagtgaatctttaaatgAGATCTTTTGACCAGTAACTCTTCAACTAAATTagaaacacatgaaatgtcacagaagtcctctcttgcttaatgtccaaagaaagtccaattctaaaaatactaaaatatgatttttgcgaACATTCAACAGTCAATCGCTTGAATCCTGAACTGAACGACTTAGAGACAACACTAGTGTCCCGTCTGACAATGACTGGCCGCTGACACTTAAACCGAGGAATTCGGACTTCATTGAGTAGttccattgtgttgtttgcattACCACTTCACAAGTAATGCATGCAATATGTCTACCATATGCAAATGAATAGTCTGTAAATGCCAAACCCTTTactcatatcatgtatgttttagtcgctgtaaataactcatggatacttaattgcctttatataagcgtaagtaagagttaacattttcaagaatagcataatacttgtgtcttagagatacttgtttttaaatgttgacaattaaatgtgttgtagCACGACTTTGAAACCGAgtatataaggatatatgttcatgcaagtcgtgttttattactttggaatacacagtagttgacttttaaattgaaatgttaaaaacaccataaatatcttgaaaagtcGATAGAATCTCTGAAAATAAAGCAGTAGGCCAAGGGGGGTTTGtgcattgtacaagtatgtgctTCTAGCATCTATACcgacataatgatatttttttcataaccttgatatatgcattttctcaacatttaggTTCTCAACTATGTGTaatctttataagaaaaataatttgggttttcttaattattacagtatagaatatcgGTCACTTAGTGTGAGGGCCTAGACGCGAACCCAAGCAATGacctttttaagctttatttaacagctgaaagtgATAAAATTAACTTAGTTGCAACCTTCAGACAATATAAGTCAGAAACTGTTAACTCAAAATGGCCCCTTAACGGTGCCAATATTAAGTATCCAGTATACTATGTTTCCTAGATAAGCAATAGTTCCACTCGGGATTAGGATTCGAAGCAGGGTCTCTTGCGAAACAACTATTCCGCACAACCGCATGGTGAGAAtgactcatttttatatttttatggtaattgCCCCATTTGCATTATCGTCACTTTCAAGTGTCGTGGCACCAACCCCGCACTCACATCTATGagtcaatgtcaaagtttgtgaatagacacattttcaatacttatccTTCTGGCCAGCTCTTCGGTGTAAAgcttgttttaaacctttgtgGTACTTCTGTGGGACTAATCAAACCATTTCTTAAGAGCAGAAGGTGATGTGCCGAAATCTCATTCGTTATgattacatgtaa
The DNA window shown above is from Mya arenaria isolate MELC-2E11 chromosome 6, ASM2691426v1 and carries:
- the LOC128239369 gene encoding uncharacterized protein LOC128239369 isoform X1, with product MSGGATSGASSCDPSSGEKNMFRLTVKHEIKDPCFSLSLDQIIEEEKTLEYYMRSTWDKYPKVFTTYSTTYFKDKGYFIDSINGVAGDWDTDRSFWEILNFGQPLHVGVSFYVPKPGDNIVFNFTKSETENCTDQETATETPSNMSSDALDVSTTNIQGATKTGPNFRYTVRNQRVEPAFLYSIRMRIEDNQPLIYYMEKACDKEPEKFKYSATYFPELGYFIDSIKGVAGDRKTHKSSWKIFNFSQLLNEGVSSYIPCPDDEITINFEYE
- the LOC128239369 gene encoding uncharacterized protein LOC128239369 isoform X2, which produces MFRLTVKHEIKDPCFSLSLDQIIEEEKTLEYYMRSTWDKYPKVFTTYSTTYFKDKGYFIDSINGVAGDWDTDRSFWEILNFGQPLHVGVSFYVPKPGDNIVFNFTKSETENCTDQETATETPSNMSSDALDVSTTNIQGATKTGPNFRYTVRNQRVEPAFLYSIRMRIEDNQPLIYYMEKACDKEPEKFKYSATYFPELGYFIDSIKGVAGDRKTHKSSWKIFNFSQLLNEGVSSYIPCPDDEITINFEYE